From Neobacillus sp. PS2-9, the proteins below share one genomic window:
- a CDS encoding sortase, giving the protein MKKAVWVVLILLLVTAVSLRMLRFYEARANEKEREKLEKVYINAIEGKTSLHSSEDRKIIGKIMIPSLNINYIILNVTTDKNLDISITKVAGPAIHRNGNLVLAGHNMKNGSFFGRLNRITPQDKIYLENRDGEKEEYIMVDKYIVNKNDLSPLDQSEQEESIITLITCTKDPNKRLIVVAKKG; this is encoded by the coding sequence ATGAAAAAGGCTGTTTGGGTGGTTTTGATTCTTCTATTAGTGACAGCGGTATCACTTCGTATGCTTCGGTTTTATGAGGCGCGTGCAAATGAAAAGGAACGGGAAAAGCTGGAGAAAGTGTATATAAATGCGATAGAAGGGAAAACGTCTTTACATTCTTCGGAAGATAGAAAAATCATTGGGAAAATTATGATTCCCTCACTAAATATTAATTATATTATCTTAAATGTAACCACAGATAAAAATTTAGACATTTCCATTACTAAAGTAGCAGGACCAGCCATTCATCGAAACGGAAATCTTGTTCTTGCTGGTCATAATATGAAAAATGGCAGTTTTTTTGGAAGGTTAAACCGTATAACACCTCAAGATAAAATTTATTTAGAAAATCGAGATGGGGAAAAAGAAGAATATATCATGGTTGATAAATATATAGTGAATAAAAATGATTTATCCCCATTGGACCAGTCTGAACAAGAGGAAAGCATAATCACACTTATTACATGCACAAAGGATCCGAATAAAAGACTCATAGTTGTGGCAAAAAAAGGTTAA
- a CDS encoding EAL domain-containing protein, with the protein MGCEVCLPAARGYTVYFAENENASKLTPYFKQFSEQSWKWINDRMIWMSEPVLFNLLDYLEVHMDPEHIFAVLSSIVDPLKDLDKVRPIQAFKLEREASWIDRLIENSSIQTHYQPIVKVENESIQIIGHELLSRGLDENGELISPFKMFEAARIRNRTFALDRVCRMQSIRNASAVKDQLIFINFIPTAIYVPEHCLSTTFALIKQLNIKPEQVVFEVVETDEVEDLEHLKSILNFYRSHGFKYALDDVGVGFNNVEKLTKMEPDIVKLAFEFTNGVSEDTEKQEVAQSVMTIAHKMNALALAEGVEKEEDLHFLKEMGYDLFQGYYFSKPQEKPVEVIHMQFHSKV; encoded by the coding sequence ATGGGATGTGAAGTTTGTCTGCCGGCGGCTAGGGGTTATACCGTCTATTTTGCTGAAAATGAAAATGCTTCAAAGTTAACTCCATATTTCAAGCAGTTCTCTGAGCAGTCATGGAAATGGATCAATGATCGGATGATTTGGATGAGTGAGCCGGTCCTATTTAATTTACTAGATTATCTTGAAGTCCACATGGACCCGGAACATATTTTTGCCGTATTATCAAGTATAGTTGATCCATTAAAAGATCTAGATAAAGTACGGCCTATTCAGGCCTTTAAACTCGAAAGAGAGGCTAGCTGGATTGATAGATTAATAGAAAACAGCTCCATTCAAACCCACTATCAGCCAATTGTTAAGGTTGAGAATGAAAGCATACAGATCATCGGTCATGAGCTTTTGTCTCGTGGGTTGGATGAAAATGGGGAACTCATTTCTCCATTTAAAATGTTTGAAGCGGCAAGGATTAGAAATCGTACATTTGCACTCGACCGCGTGTGCAGGATGCAATCAATTAGAAATGCCTCCGCCGTGAAGGATCAACTCATTTTTATTAACTTTATTCCAACAGCTATTTATGTGCCAGAGCACTGTTTGTCGACGACCTTCGCTTTGATCAAGCAATTGAATATTAAACCTGAACAGGTGGTATTTGAAGTCGTCGAAACAGACGAAGTAGAGGATCTCGAACACTTAAAATCTATCTTAAATTTTTACCGGTCCCATGGCTTTAAGTACGCCTTGGACGATGTCGGAGTAGGCTTCAATAACGTAGAAAAGCTCACTAAAATGGAACCGGATATCGTTAAACTTGCGTTTGAATTTACAAACGGGGTGAGCGAGGATACTGAGAAACAAGAAGTTGCTCAATCTGTGATGACAATTGCTCACAAGATGAACGCATTGGCACTTGCTGAAGGGGTTGAAAAAGAAGAGGACCTCCACTTCTTAAAAGAAATGGGCTATGATTTATTCCAAGGCTATTATTTTTCCAAACCTCAGGAAAAACCTGTTGAGGTAATTCATATGCAGTTTCATAGCAAAGTTTAG
- a CDS encoding VOC family protein, whose amino-acid sequence MISGIYPYLVLNGNGQEAVKFYEHALDAKVLSVQTFGNMPGNPDHPMPEEAKNRVLNAHLKVGNTDLMLSDTFPGHPYELGHQVTIAISITDEEKSKEVFSKLEDGGKVDMPLQQTFWSPLYGQVTDKFGVTWQVSTESK is encoded by the coding sequence ATGATTTCTGGAATTTATCCTTATTTGGTTTTAAACGGTAATGGACAAGAAGCGGTTAAGTTTTATGAACATGCATTGGATGCAAAGGTTCTGTCAGTTCAAACATTTGGCAATATGCCAGGTAATCCAGATCATCCCATGCCTGAAGAAGCAAAAAATCGTGTATTGAATGCCCATTTAAAAGTGGGGAATACCGACCTTATGCTTTCCGACACGTTCCCAGGTCATCCTTATGAGTTAGGCCATCAGGTGACGATTGCGATAAGCATCACTGACGAAGAAAAATCAAAGGAAGTTTTCAGTAAATTGGAAGACGGCGGAAAAGTCGACATGCCTCTGCAACAAACCTTCTGGAGCCCCCTATATGGGCAAGTTACTGATAAGTTCGGTGTCACTTGGCAGGTTTCCACAGAATCGAAATAG
- a CDS encoding VanZ family protein — MRLEVLKGRQFKIVPVIIWGIILLVHTWTSNLGLLFRDQAIRFKWVVSPDYLSFFYLQDISKIHHYFIIVKTGHFIGFAIFDYLLFRWFKNHKWSMMISITFALMTEILQLYFGRDGRLYDLVIDSLGILTVYFILKNHLLTKQSQLTKSN, encoded by the coding sequence ATGCGTTTAGAAGTTTTAAAAGGACGGCAATTTAAAATAGTTCCAGTAATCATTTGGGGGATCATATTATTGGTGCATACGTGGACCAGTAATTTAGGATTGCTCTTTCGGGATCAAGCTATCCGTTTTAAGTGGGTAGTGTCTCCAGATTATTTATCGTTCTTTTATTTACAGGATATCAGCAAAATTCATCATTATTTTATCATCGTAAAAACGGGACATTTCATAGGGTTTGCTATATTTGATTACCTTCTTTTTAGATGGTTCAAGAATCACAAATGGTCAATGATGATCTCTATTACTTTTGCGTTAATGACGGAGATTCTTCAGCTTTATTTTGGAAGAGACGGCCGGTTGTATGATTTGGTGATTGATTCACTAGGAATCTTAACCGTTTACTTCATCTTAAAAAACCACCTACTCACAAAGCAAAGTCAACTCACAAAAAGTAACTAG
- a CDS encoding MarR family transcriptional regulator gives MEDFLTLEKQLCFAVYETASEFNKLYTSVLQPFGLTYPQYLVLLALWETDGLLVKELGERLNLGTGTLTPMISRMEANGWLRKERAKTDERKVYIHLEKKAYEEKQPITKMVGKEIQSCKIELDEYKQLLQQLHVLSNKLKGRKV, from the coding sequence ATGGAAGACTTCTTAACGCTAGAAAAACAATTATGCTTTGCAGTTTATGAAACAGCTAGTGAATTTAACAAACTTTATACGAGCGTACTGCAGCCATTTGGATTAACCTACCCTCAATACTTGGTTCTATTGGCATTATGGGAAACAGATGGACTTCTTGTGAAAGAATTAGGAGAACGGTTAAATCTAGGCACAGGGACATTGACACCGATGATTTCTCGGATGGAAGCCAACGGCTGGCTTCGTAAAGAGCGTGCCAAAACAGATGAACGTAAGGTGTATATTCATTTAGAGAAGAAAGCCTATGAAGAAAAACAACCTATTACTAAAATGGTCGGGAAGGAAATTCAATCCTGTAAAATTGAACTAGACGAATACAAACAACTCTTGCAGCAATTACATGTTTTATCCAACAAATTAAAGGGTCGGAAGGTGTAA
- a CDS encoding glutathione peroxidase, translating into MKTVYNFTVKKTNGENKSLKDYEGKPLVIVNTASKCGLTPQFTGLQELYDKYKDDGLEILGFPCDQFNNQEFANIEETTQFCQLNYGVTFPIFAKIDVNGVNADPLFKYLKDQKKGLLGGMIKWNFTKFLIDSNGQVIERYAPTTTPDKIEADVVKLLSTSASH; encoded by the coding sequence ATGAAAACCGTTTATAATTTTACAGTCAAGAAGACGAATGGTGAGAACAAATCTTTAAAAGATTACGAGGGAAAACCGCTAGTGATTGTCAATACAGCGAGTAAGTGCGGGTTAACTCCTCAATTTACTGGCCTTCAGGAATTATATGATAAATACAAGGACGATGGACTTGAAATACTAGGCTTCCCATGTGATCAGTTCAACAACCAAGAATTTGCTAATATTGAAGAGACCACTCAATTTTGCCAATTAAACTACGGGGTTACCTTCCCCATCTTTGCCAAAATTGATGTGAACGGGGTCAACGCGGATCCCTTATTCAAGTATTTGAAAGATCAAAAAAAGGGCCTATTAGGTGGCATGATTAAATGGAATTTCACCAAATTCCTGATTGACAGTAATGGCCAGGTGATCGAACGTTATGCACCAACCACGACACCTGACAAAATTGAAGCAGATGTAGTGAAATTACTATCCACTTCAGCGTCACACTAA
- a CDS encoding aminotransferase yields MSLEYNRYLSQTAKELQPSGIRKFFDLAASMEGVISLGVGEPDFVTPWSIREAAILSIEQGFTSYTANPGMLELRQEITSYLGTRFGVKYDPTNQVIVTIGASQAIDLAFRAILNQGDEVLIVEPAFVSYAPLVSIAGGTPIAVATSPVNGFKVTAAQIEAAITENTKAILLCSPNNPTGSTLTKDELLEISKVLKKHDLLVVSDEIYAELTYDESFTSMASIEGMYERTILINGFSKGFAMTGWRLGFLAAPKEFVEVMLKIFQYTTMCAPNMLQHGAIEALRNTYHEVESMRNSYRRRRNFVVQALNQMGLDCHTPGGAFYVFPSIRATGLSSEQFAEELLMQEKVAVVPGHVFGESGEGYIRCSYATSMPQLQEALKRIQRFIESRGVNPKKDTVECHTPS; encoded by the coding sequence ATGAGTCTCGAGTATAATCGCTATCTATCCCAAACGGCTAAAGAGCTGCAACCTTCTGGGATCCGAAAATTTTTTGACCTTGCCGCAAGCATGGAAGGCGTTATTTCTTTAGGGGTGGGCGAGCCAGACTTCGTCACGCCTTGGAGTATACGTGAGGCAGCCATTTTATCGATCGAACAAGGGTTTACCTCTTACACAGCCAATCCAGGAATGCTTGAATTAAGACAGGAGATCACCTCTTATCTTGGCACGCGGTTTGGGGTGAAGTATGATCCAACAAATCAAGTCATTGTAACGATTGGAGCTAGCCAGGCGATCGATCTTGCCTTTCGGGCAATTTTAAACCAAGGGGATGAAGTGCTGATTGTCGAACCAGCCTTCGTCTCGTATGCCCCATTGGTTTCCATCGCCGGCGGAACACCAATCGCTGTGGCTACTTCACCGGTTAATGGATTTAAGGTAACTGCTGCACAAATCGAAGCAGCAATCACTGAAAATACAAAAGCTATTCTCCTGTGCTCACCTAACAACCCGACAGGCAGCACGCTAACCAAGGATGAGCTTTTAGAAATTTCAAAGGTACTAAAAAAGCATGACCTCCTTGTCGTTTCAGACGAAATCTATGCTGAATTAACCTACGATGAAAGCTTTACTAGCATGGCCTCTATTGAGGGCATGTATGAACGAACCATATTAATCAACGGTTTTTCAAAAGGATTTGCCATGACAGGTTGGAGATTAGGTTTCTTAGCGGCCCCTAAGGAATTTGTCGAGGTCATGCTGAAAATATTCCAATACACCACCATGTGCGCTCCCAATATGCTTCAGCACGGTGCCATTGAAGCATTGAGGAATACCTATCATGAAGTGGAATCGATGCGGAACAGCTATAGGAGAAGGAGAAACTTCGTCGTCCAAGCTTTGAATCAAATGGGCCTCGATTGCCATACTCCTGGCGGTGCCTTTTATGTATTTCCATCGATACGTGCTACTGGCCTTAGTTCCGAGCAATTTGCTGAGGAATTGCTGATGCAGGAAAAGGTTGCAGTAGTTCCCGGTCATGTATTCGGTGAAAGCGGCGAAGGATATATCCGCTGCAGCTATGCTACTTCTATGCCGCAGCTGCAAGAAGCACTCAAACGGATACAGCGATTTATTGAATCTCGCGGGGTGAATCCTAAAAAAGACACTGTAGAATGCCACACCCCATCCTAA
- a CDS encoding Lrp/AsnC family transcriptional regulator, which yields MRLSSEEIEILKIIEENHKISVETIASMALCSEETVNQTIEKLEQAKIIMSYPTLIDWSKVEGHENVVAMIDVKVTPKRGVGFDEVAGRISRFSEVSSLYLMSGAYDLSITVEGKTMNQIATFVSEKLSTIENVVSTTTHFMLKKYKHDGVIFSSDNEDKDRRMVVTP from the coding sequence ATGCGACTTAGCAGTGAGGAAATTGAAATTCTTAAAATTATAGAAGAAAACCACAAAATCTCAGTGGAGACCATCGCATCGATGGCATTGTGCAGCGAAGAAACAGTGAACCAAACAATCGAAAAGCTTGAACAAGCAAAAATCATAATGAGCTACCCTACATTAATTGACTGGAGCAAAGTTGAAGGCCATGAAAATGTTGTCGCAATGATCGATGTGAAGGTCACTCCAAAACGAGGTGTAGGTTTTGATGAAGTTGCCGGCCGCATTTCTCGTTTTTCGGAAGTCTCCTCATTGTACCTTATGTCAGGCGCCTACGACCTATCAATTACGGTCGAAGGAAAGACCATGAATCAAATTGCCACCTTTGTCTCAGAAAAATTATCGACAATTGAAAACGTTGTTTCCACCACCACCCATTTCATGTTAAAAAAATACAAGCATGATGGCGTGATATTTAGCAGTGACAATGAGGACAAAGACAGAAGAATGGTGGTAACACCATGA
- a CDS encoding S8 family serine peptidase, which yields MKPSKWLFPALSMLLFSSTALTTNAFATENKNEVKTPIIQKNPASYQAGELIIKYKNTNAAASFKKKHPFKTKKKLHSIGAEIVKVDYGTNIDSLINKLQTDPSVAYVQPNYKYTITALPNDPEFSKLWGLHNTGQAVNGTSGSNDIDIDYPEAIQEFTNSDNQQQVVVGVIDTGIDLNHPDLKDNIWTNPGEIAGNGIDDDHNGYIDDVHGWDFYHNDASIFDAEDGDDHGTHVAGTIAAKANNGIGITGIAPNVKIMPLKFIGPDGNGNTADAILAVEYASKMGVRVTNNSWAGLEYDQALKDAIDKSSLLFVAAAGNEGVNNDQVPSYPANYDTPKVISVAAIDSSGNLADFSNFGVNSVDIAAPGTGIFSTVPRKKEEGAAAQIYNSTFNYKAIFNGFGFENLSSTDRQSAFNKAVSYLGLTSSSKILLVQDDESTSGGASFADVYKNLLKNAGLSYTLKTVATGENGPNFPTLSGYDSVIWFTGNAIGDVPPNLTSTDLTSLERFLKKGNKTLMLSGQDILYQNEDSSFVTDTLSLTIKGEGETSVRVTGVERTAYEGASYSIDYAPYADYITSNNEAMAKVNLIFPEETSYATAYAFGDGTSMAAPHVSGVAALLAGKYPNAGPEKLRSIILASGDSLSNLAGKVQSGKTVNAWKALTYNSKPVVSEVSNKDTMVTGKAEAGTTVEVKVNGAVVGSDVSDTDGRFAVAIPAQDAGVELVITATDNTGLVSEAALVVVNGSAADQPDINIVPVNGWVYANNHWYYFDGKGNLVTGWQHIGGKWYYFDEDNVMKTGWLKLGPTWYFLDSSGAMKTGWLKSRASWYYLNGSGAMETGWVKVGTSWYYFYLDGRMAFNITIQGYNLSSSGAWVK from the coding sequence TTGAAACCGAGCAAATGGCTTTTCCCAGCACTATCCATGTTACTTTTCTCCTCAACAGCTCTCACGACCAACGCTTTTGCAACTGAGAATAAAAATGAAGTGAAAACACCTATTATCCAAAAGAATCCAGCTAGCTATCAAGCGGGCGAGCTAATTATCAAATATAAAAATACCAATGCAGCCGCTTCTTTTAAAAAGAAACATCCCTTCAAAACAAAAAAGAAGCTTCATTCCATTGGTGCAGAGATCGTCAAAGTGGATTATGGAACCAATATTGATAGTCTTATAAACAAGTTACAGACAGATCCTTCCGTCGCTTACGTTCAACCAAACTATAAATATACGATTACGGCACTCCCCAATGACCCTGAGTTTAGTAAACTATGGGGATTGCACAATACCGGACAGGCGGTTAATGGCACTTCTGGGAGTAACGATATCGATATCGACTATCCGGAAGCCATCCAGGAGTTTACGAATAGTGACAATCAACAACAGGTGGTTGTTGGCGTGATTGATACTGGCATTGACTTAAATCATCCAGATTTAAAGGATAACATTTGGACGAACCCTGGTGAAATTGCCGGTAATGGCATAGATGATGATCATAATGGCTATATCGATGATGTCCATGGCTGGGATTTCTACCATAATGATGCCAGCATCTTTGATGCAGAGGACGGGGATGACCATGGTACACATGTGGCCGGAACAATTGCGGCTAAAGCGAATAATGGCATCGGCATCACGGGAATTGCCCCCAATGTAAAAATTATGCCACTGAAATTTATTGGACCTGACGGAAATGGGAACACTGCGGATGCCATTCTGGCGGTTGAGTACGCCAGTAAAATGGGCGTAAGAGTAACCAATAACAGCTGGGCGGGCCTTGAATATGACCAGGCGCTGAAGGATGCCATCGACAAGTCTTCATTGCTTTTTGTAGCGGCAGCTGGAAATGAAGGGGTAAACAACGACCAAGTGCCTAGCTACCCTGCCAACTATGACACACCCAAAGTGATTTCCGTTGCGGCGATCGACTCATCTGGCAATCTAGCAGACTTCTCAAATTTTGGTGTAAACAGTGTAGATATTGCCGCTCCTGGCACGGGGATTTTTAGTACGGTTCCAAGAAAAAAGGAAGAAGGGGCAGCAGCGCAAATTTACAACAGTACGTTTAATTACAAAGCCATTTTTAACGGGTTTGGTTTTGAAAACCTCTCAAGTACGGATAGACAATCTGCTTTCAATAAGGCAGTAAGCTATCTTGGTTTAACATCTTCTTCTAAAATTCTATTAGTTCAAGATGATGAATCTACTAGTGGCGGTGCTAGTTTTGCAGATGTCTATAAGAACCTATTAAAAAATGCTGGATTATCATATACCCTTAAAACCGTAGCAACTGGCGAGAATGGTCCTAATTTCCCGACGCTTTCTGGCTACGATTCAGTAATTTGGTTTACTGGAAACGCCATTGGCGATGTTCCACCCAATTTAACATCAACTGACCTTACTTCATTAGAGCGATTTTTAAAAAAGGGCAATAAGACGCTGATGTTAAGCGGACAAGATATCCTCTATCAAAACGAGGACTCCTCCTTTGTCACGGATACGTTATCGCTCACCATTAAAGGAGAGGGTGAAACTAGCGTACGGGTGACAGGAGTAGAGAGAACCGCTTATGAGGGAGCATCGTACAGCATCGACTATGCTCCGTACGCGGATTATATTACAAGCAACAATGAGGCCATGGCAAAGGTGAATTTAATTTTTCCAGAAGAGACTTCGTATGCCACTGCCTACGCATTTGGAGATGGGACTTCGATGGCTGCCCCGCATGTTTCAGGAGTAGCCGCACTCTTGGCAGGCAAATACCCTAACGCAGGGCCGGAAAAATTACGTTCTATCATTCTAGCATCAGGAGATAGTCTCTCCAATTTGGCTGGGAAAGTTCAATCAGGCAAAACGGTAAATGCTTGGAAAGCTTTAACCTATAACTCTAAGCCTGTAGTTAGCGAAGTATCGAATAAGGATACTATGGTGACTGGTAAAGCGGAAGCAGGTACAACAGTTGAGGTAAAAGTAAACGGAGCGGTTGTTGGAAGTGACGTTTCCGATACGGATGGCAGGTTTGCCGTTGCGATTCCAGCGCAAGACGCAGGAGTTGAATTGGTGATTACAGCAACAGACAACACAGGACTAGTGAGCGAGGCCGCACTCGTAGTGGTCAATGGTTCTGCAGCAGATCAGCCAGATATTAACATCGTTCCGGTTAATGGTTGGGTTTATGCCAATAATCATTGGTATTACTTTGATGGTAAAGGAAATTTAGTTACAGGTTGGCAGCATATTGGTGGCAAGTGGTATTACTTTGATGAGGACAACGTAATGAAGACGGGTTGGCTGAAATTAGGACCAACTTGGTATTTTCTTGATAGCAGTGGGGCTATGAAGACTGGCTGGCTTAAGTCCAGAGCCTCTTGGTATTACTTAAACGGCAGCGGCGCAATGGAGACGGGCTGGGTAAAAGTTGGGACGAGCTGGTACTATTTCTATTTAGATGGGCGAATGGCATTTAATATAACGATTCAGGGCTATAACCTTAGCTCGAGCGGGGCTTGGGTGAAATAA
- a CDS encoding ABC transporter permease — translation MSINQLILRNLKKNLKNYFLYVFALIFSVALYFSFVTLQYDPALDHTKGTIKGAAAIRAGSILLVGIVSIFVLYANNIFLKRRSKEIGLFQLIGMTKNRIFRILSAENFILYFGSLIIGIFIGFSVSKLIIMILFKITKVDAIATLHFSSQALIQSLIVFGLIYLFILLMNFVFIKRQTILALFRVLSSTEGKAKKLSLVEMVLGTVGILLIGFGYYLSSKLFSGDFTDMMELFLAMTGILASVIIGTYLFYKGTVSFLFHLIRKKKDGYLKIHEVLSLSSIMFRMKSNALLLTIITTVSALAIALLCLSYISYYSAEKTAKDQVAADFAFTDTDAAAQFKEALDAKNLKVTEKKIDVVQINANLKSIMDSNLEGMKADPKSMSISVISDQEVAGLDVGPEDTVFTGYNDLLQKFMPLKDSGKIELKGKTEVIPQDYLGLKDLHLISWYYTNGGQPVAIVDDTIFEQLQKDADPSLQKESSVFIGFTLKNEDQLKEANAIFKDMKFTENPGFDSRLEMSNSQKQTMGLIMFIVGFLGLTFLVTSGCILYFKQMGESEEEQPHFTILRKLGFSQGDLVSGITMKQLFSFGIPLMIGLVHSYFAVQSGWFLFGTELWTPMIIVMVLYTALYSIFGVLSVNYYKKVIKEAL, via the coding sequence ATGAGCATTAATCAACTCATCCTGCGTAACCTCAAAAAGAACCTAAAAAACTATTTTCTCTATGTGTTTGCGTTAATCTTTAGCGTCGCTCTTTATTTCTCGTTCGTCACACTGCAGTATGACCCCGCGTTGGATCATACCAAAGGGACGATTAAAGGGGCGGCAGCTATTCGAGCGGGCTCCATCCTGCTTGTCGGCATTGTGAGCATCTTTGTTTTATACGCCAACAATATTTTTCTTAAACGGCGCAGTAAAGAAATTGGCTTGTTTCAATTAATCGGAATGACCAAGAACAGGATTTTCCGCATTCTCAGTGCTGAGAATTTTATTCTTTACTTTGGTTCCCTCATCATCGGGATTTTTATTGGTTTTTCGGTTTCTAAATTAATCATTATGATTTTATTTAAAATTACGAAGGTTGATGCGATTGCGACCCTTCATTTTTCCAGCCAGGCATTGATTCAATCCCTTATTGTGTTTGGTCTAATTTATCTGTTCATCCTATTGATGAATTTTGTCTTCATTAAAAGGCAAACGATTTTAGCCTTATTTAGAGTCCTTTCATCGACAGAAGGGAAAGCGAAAAAGCTCTCCTTGGTGGAAATGGTCCTGGGAACAGTTGGCATTCTTCTGATTGGATTCGGATATTATCTTTCGTCGAAATTGTTTTCCGGCGATTTCACCGACATGATGGAGCTATTCCTGGCGATGACAGGCATTTTGGCATCGGTCATTATCGGAACGTACCTGTTTTACAAAGGGACAGTTAGTTTCCTTTTTCATCTCATTCGGAAAAAGAAAGACGGCTACCTTAAGATTCACGAGGTGCTTTCCCTTTCGTCTATCATGTTCCGGATGAAATCGAACGCTCTTTTGTTAACCATCATTACGACTGTTTCCGCCCTTGCCATTGCTTTATTGTGTCTAAGTTATATCTCCTACTATTCAGCTGAAAAAACAGCAAAGGATCAAGTAGCGGCAGATTTTGCTTTTACCGATACAGATGCGGCTGCACAATTTAAGGAAGCACTTGATGCAAAAAATCTGAAGGTTACTGAGAAGAAGATTGATGTAGTCCAAATCAACGCCAACTTAAAATCAATCATGGATTCAAATCTCGAAGGAATGAAGGCGGATCCGAAGAGCATGTCAATTTCAGTTATTAGCGATCAAGAGGTTGCGGGTCTAGATGTAGGGCCAGAGGATACCGTATTTACTGGCTATAACGATTTACTGCAAAAATTTATGCCTTTGAAGGACTCAGGAAAAATTGAGCTAAAAGGGAAAACGGAAGTCATTCCACAAGACTATTTAGGGTTAAAGGATCTTCACCTCATCTCTTGGTATTACACGAATGGCGGCCAGCCAGTCGCCATTGTGGATGACACTATTTTCGAACAGTTACAGAAAGATGCCGATCCTTCATTACAAAAAGAATCGTCTGTGTTTATTGGATTTACTTTAAAAAACGAAGACCAATTAAAAGAGGCGAACGCGATCTTTAAAGACATGAAGTTTACCGAGAATCCGGGCTTTGACTCTCGTCTGGAAATGAGCAACAGTCAGAAACAAACGATGGGACTGATCATGTTTATCGTCGGTTTCTTAGGATTAACATTCTTGGTAACTTCCGGTTGTATCCTGTATTTTAAACAAATGGGGGAAAGTGAAGAAGAACAGCCGCATTTTACGATTTTGAGAAAACTTGGCTTTTCGCAGGGGGACCTGGTAAGTGGGATTACGATGAAACAATTATTCAGTTTCGGAATTCCGTTAATGATTGGGCTCGTTCATAGCTACTTCGCCGTCCAATCCGGCTGGTTCCTGTTCGGAACGGAACTATGGACACCGATGATTATTGTCATGGTATTATATACCGCTCTGTACTCCATATTTGGTGTACTCTCTGTTAACTACTATAAGAAAGTAATTAAAGAAGCACTATAA
- a CDS encoding ABC transporter ATP-binding protein codes for MTILQATKIYKSYGNKFNKQEVLKGIDLTIGKGEFVSIMGASGSGKTTLLNVLSSIDQVSQGSIQIEGKEMTTLKEKQLAEFRKHHLGFIFQEYNLLDTLTVKENILLPLSITKVSKQEADAKFKEVADELGIYELKDKYPNEISGGQKQRTSAARAFIHEPSIIFADEPTGALDSKSASDLLNKLSQLNQRRQATIVMVTHDPVAASYCSRVIFIKDGQMFTQLNKGEQSRQAFFKDIMKTQGVLGGVQYEH; via the coding sequence ATGACCATTCTACAAGCAACCAAAATTTATAAAAGCTACGGCAACAAATTCAATAAACAGGAAGTACTGAAAGGCATCGATTTAACCATTGGGAAAGGCGAATTCGTGAGTATTATGGGTGCGTCAGGTTCAGGAAAAACAACCTTGCTCAATGTTCTATCGTCGATTGATCAGGTTAGCCAAGGTTCCATTCAAATTGAAGGAAAAGAAATGACAACCTTAAAGGAAAAACAACTGGCAGAATTCCGCAAACATCATTTAGGATTTATTTTTCAAGAATATAACCTGCTTGATACGCTTACAGTCAAAGAAAACATCCTCTTACCCCTGTCGATTACTAAAGTGTCCAAACAAGAAGCAGACGCCAAATTCAAGGAAGTGGCAGATGAGCTCGGCATTTATGAACTCAAAGATAAGTACCCCAATGAAATTTCCGGCGGACAAAAACAACGGACCTCTGCGGCCCGGGCGTTCATCCACGAACCAAGCATTATTTTCGCGGACGAACCAACCGGTGCCCTGGATTCCAAATCGGCATCCGATTTGTTAAACAAGCTCAGCCAATTAAACCAAAGACGACAAGCCACCATTGTGATGGTTACCCATGATCCTGTGGCAGCCAGTTATTGCTCCCGGGTGATTTTTATTAAAGACGGGCAGATGTTTACACAGTTGAATAAAGGAGAGCAGTCGCGGCAGGCGTTCTTCAAGGATATTATGAAAACCCAAGGGGTCTTGGGTGGGGTGCAATATGAGCATTAA